A genomic segment from Bacillota bacterium encodes:
- a CDS encoding M20 family metallopeptidase — protein MDRCGSKDELLELFLEVLRAPSVNPPAYTREVAEIIHQAFRREGITSELLEKEPGKANVVARLVNSKRGSTVALNGHIDVVPPGEGWTCDPFEPAVLDNWVVARGASDMKSGAIAMAYSMILMARSGMNLSGNILYTAVADEETGSSCGTRFLIESGVFENVEWAVVGEPTGLNVEHGNRGVIWMELVIEGVACHAGRSHVGQNPITIAAELIEVLSRDRFDVRNSEFEVPTPSLTVTRISAGIADNVVPQTCTMTLDRRLLPGENVARATDTIREAVRNTVGNRAKAHCYVKTAWEPYYLDPCHPLLAVACGSCERILGQKPEVRCKGGATDCSHLYHMAGIPSILFGPGEPEESHVVGEKVLFDKVVKSVDIYADIVRQLLGGEEIE, from the coding sequence ATGGATAGGTGCGGTAGCAAGGATGAATTGCTTGAGTTGTTCTTGGAGGTATTAAGAGCTCCCAGCGTGAACCCTCCAGCATATACCAGGGAAGTCGCGGAGATAATCCATCAAGCATTCCGACGAGAAGGAATAACCTCGGAACTACTGGAGAAGGAACCGGGAAAGGCCAATGTGGTAGCTAGATTGGTTAATTCTAAGAGGGGATCAACCGTGGCCCTCAACGGGCATATCGACGTCGTCCCCCCTGGTGAGGGATGGACGTGTGACCCCTTCGAGCCGGCTGTGTTGGATAACTGGGTGGTGGCCCGGGGCGCTTCAGACATGAAATCAGGGGCCATTGCCATGGCATACTCCATGATACTGATGGCTCGCTCAGGAATGAACCTCTCTGGCAATATCCTGTACACTGCCGTTGCAGATGAGGAGACAGGTAGCTCGTGCGGTACTCGGTTCCTGATAGAATCAGGCGTGTTCGAGAACGTTGAGTGGGCAGTGGTAGGAGAGCCAACCGGGCTCAACGTCGAGCACGGCAATAGGGGAGTCATATGGATGGAACTGGTGATCGAAGGAGTCGCCTGTCACGCAGGTCGATCTCATGTTGGCCAGAACCCCATTACCATAGCTGCAGAGTTGATAGAGGTTCTGTCACGTGACAGATTTGATGTTAGGAATAGTGAATTCGAGGTACCCACTCCCAGCCTGACAGTAACCCGCATATCTGCAGGGATAGCAGACAATGTTGTACCACAGACTTGCACAATGACCCTGGATCGCCGGCTGCTTCCCGGGGAAAACGTGGCCAGGGCCACGGACACGATCCGGGAGGCGGTCCGCAATACGGTTGGGAATAGAGCCAAGGCTCACTGTTACGTCAAGACAGCATGGGAGCCATACTATCTGGATCCTTGCCATCCCCTACTAGCGGTTGCATGTGGCTCGTGTGAGAGGATTCTGGGTCAGAAACCGGAGGTCAGGTGTAAGGGAGGCGCAACTGACTGTTCTCATCTGTATCATATGGCTGGCATACCCTCAATACTTTTTGGGCCAGGTGAGCCTGAGGAGAGCCACGTGGTCGGTGAGAAGGTCTTGTTTGACAAGGTCGTGAAGTCTGTGGACATCTATGCTGATATCGTAAGGCAACTTCTTGGAGGGGAAGAGATTGAGTGA
- a CDS encoding DsrE family protein — protein sequence MKKILYVQTSGPETPERLYSPLILAQTALAMDIEPTIYFLGLGLKLLVKGEAERIRVGAFPTVAEVLKDTAAKGVRIVACQQSMQLFGGSVKPEDIMEEAIIAGAATLNDLALEADAILTF from the coding sequence GTGAAGAAGATCCTCTACGTGCAGACTAGCGGGCCGGAAACCCCCGAGAGACTCTATTCCCCTCTCATCCTGGCCCAGACGGCACTGGCCATGGACATTGAGCCTACCATCTACTTCTTGGGCCTTGGCCTTAAGCTCCTGGTGAAGGGCGAGGCTGAGAGGATCAGGGTTGGGGCCTTTCCCACTGTTGCGGAGGTGCTCAAGGACACCGCCGCCAAGGGGGTGAGGATCGTGGCCTGCCAGCAGAGCATGCAGTTGTTCGGCGGCAGCGTGAAGCCTGAGGACATCATGGAGGAGGCCATCATCGCCGGGGCGGCCACCTTGAATGACCTGGCGCTGGAGGCCGACGCCATACTAACCTTCTAG
- a CDS encoding ABC transporter permease — translation MRHLGYFTGETLRALRLHAVANLVSVACVTLALLTLSFFLGAWWNLEHLLEVAGAESQIVVYLYEGTAEEDALALAGILAEGPGVHGTRVVTGEESLSRIQAMLGSGIDMAGILEGYNPFPPSVEVSVLPERAREIAAFARNLRGVDAVRDNEEILQPLARLTRAVRWIGTVASLAVVTAVLALVSHMVRLGIAARRQDMETLRLMGASEWFLAAPFLLEGVAIGALGGLLSLAAVAILWPGAYGLVGSSLPFLPLLEWTGIFWRLGPLLLCLGLVSGLLGSVISLKSP, via the coding sequence GTGAGGCACCTGGGCTACTTCACTGGGGAAACCCTCAGGGCCCTCAGGCTCCATGCGGTGGCCAACCTCGTATCGGTGGCCTGCGTGACCCTGGCCCTCCTGACCCTCAGCTTCTTCCTGGGGGCCTGGTGGAACCTGGAGCATCTCCTGGAGGTTGCCGGGGCAGAGTCCCAGATAGTGGTTTACCTCTACGAGGGCACCGCGGAGGAGGACGCCCTCGCCCTGGCGGGCATCCTGGCCGAAGGTCCCGGTGTCCATGGCACGCGGGTGGTCACCGGAGAGGAATCTCTCTCCCGGATCCAGGCCATGCTGGGGTCCGGCATTGACATGGCTGGGATTCTGGAGGGCTATAACCCGTTTCCTCCCTCCGTGGAGGTGAGCGTTCTTCCCGAGAGGGCGCGGGAGATTGCCGCCTTCGCCCGGAACCTCAGGGGGGTGGATGCGGTAAGGGATAACGAAGAGATACTGCAACCCCTGGCCAGGTTAACCCGGGCGGTCCGGTGGATCGGGACCGTCGCCTCCCTGGCAGTGGTTACGGCCGTCCTTGCCCTGGTGTCGCACATGGTGCGCCTGGGCATCGCTGCCCGCAGGCAGGATATGGAGACCCTCAGGCTCATGGGGGCCTCGGAGTGGTTCCTCGCAGCCCCCTTCCTCTTGGAAGGGGTAGCCATAGGGGCCCTAGGCGGGTTGTTGTCCCTGGCAGCTGTGGCCATACTGTGGCCCGGCGCCTATGGTCTCGTTGGGAGTTCCCTGCCCTTCCTGCCGCTCTTGGAATGGACAGGGATCTTCTGGAGGCTCGGCCCTCTCCTGTTATGCCTGGGACTGGTCTCAGGCCTTCTGGGGAGCGTGATCTCCCTGAAGTCCCCGTGA
- a CDS encoding polysaccharide deacetylase — protein MSEVVLTFDLDGETLWLARDPENAHRPVTLSQGAFGPKVGVPLILDLLNSHEIKATFFVPGWIAEKHTTTVKSVMEKGHEIAFHGYMHEWPHTLSPEQERAVFFRGLKALQDILAVSPSGYRAPAWELSTSTMGFLIEQGFLYSSNFMDSIKPYCHHLPSGGNLVEIPVSWVCDDAPFFLYGLNLPGRQIASPDSVRDIWRKEFDSLHKRGLPLVLTMHPQLIGRPSRLDMLHELLTYIQEQGGCFRTAWEVAVGCLEEELQFARWKNV, from the coding sequence TTGAGTGAAGTCGTCCTAACCTTTGACTTGGACGGAGAGACGCTGTGGCTGGCCCGGGACCCGGAAAACGCCCACCGCCCTGTTACACTATCCCAGGGCGCCTTCGGGCCCAAGGTCGGAGTCCCTCTCATTCTTGACCTACTCAATTCTCACGAGATTAAGGCCACATTCTTCGTACCAGGATGGATTGCAGAAAAACACACAACGACCGTCAAGAGCGTCATGGAAAAGGGCCACGAGATAGCTTTCCACGGCTACATGCACGAATGGCCCCATACCCTGTCTCCCGAGCAGGAGCGCGCGGTGTTCTTCAGGGGACTAAAGGCGCTTCAGGATATCCTGGCTGTGTCTCCCTCTGGCTACAGGGCACCGGCGTGGGAGTTAAGTACAAGTACCATGGGATTCCTCATCGAGCAAGGCTTCCTTTACTCCAGCAACTTCATGGATTCAATCAAGCCATATTGTCATCACTTGCCTTCAGGTGGGAATCTCGTTGAGATCCCCGTGAGCTGGGTTTGTGATGACGCTCCCTTCTTCCTGTACGGCTTGAACCTTCCAGGCCGCCAGATCGCTTCCCCTGACTCTGTGCGCGATATCTGGCGCAAGGAGTTTGACAGCCTCCACAAGCGTGGCCTCCCGCTGGTTCTTACCATGCATCCCCAGCTCATAGGAAGGCCCAGCCGCCTCGACATGCTACATGAACTCCTGACGTACATCCAGGAGCAGGGAGGATGCTTCCGTACGGCTTGGGAAGTAGCCGTAGGTTGTTTGGAAGAAGAACTCCAATTCGCGAGGTGGAAGAATGTTTAG
- a CDS encoding aminotransferase class V-fold PLP-dependent enzyme has translation MKRVNMDHGAATPLHPAVWEAMKPFFLEHFGNPSSGHSLGAGPRRAISEARENVAALIGATPEEVVFTSCASEANNMAIKGIAAARGPQGNHIIASSIEHFSVLNPLKTLEKEGFRVTLLPVDRYGLVNPGDLASAITPGTILVSVMAANPEIGTVEPLEDLAAVTRERGILFHTDACAAAGRVPLDAGVGFDLLTLAGDQLRGPKGSGALYVRRRTRLLPLLEGGIQERGIRAGTENVPAIVGLGKAARLAAETMGERARCLSGLRDELRDGLFSRIPHLHLNGHPERRLPDNLHVSVEFVEGEALLLHLDMAGIRVSSGSSCTSQALKSSHVLGAVGLAPELAQGSLLFTLGQDNTREDIPYVVEELARVANLLRQMSPLYHNYLKEHGKN, from the coding sequence GTGAAGAGAGTCAACATGGACCACGGTGCCGCAACCCCTCTACACCCTGCAGTGTGGGAGGCAATGAAGCCCTTCTTCCTCGAGCACTTCGGAAACCCCTCCAGCGGGCACAGCCTGGGAGCGGGACCCAGAAGGGCAATCTCCGAGGCCAGGGAGAACGTGGCCGCGCTCATCGGGGCGACCCCTGAGGAAGTCGTGTTCACATCCTGCGCCTCCGAGGCCAACAACATGGCCATCAAGGGGATCGCCGCCGCTAGGGGGCCCCAGGGAAACCACATCATCGCCTCATCCATAGAGCACTTCTCAGTGCTAAACCCCCTCAAGACCCTGGAGAAGGAGGGTTTCCGGGTAACCCTGCTCCCGGTGGACCGCTATGGCCTTGTGAACCCGGGCGACCTGGCCTCGGCCATCACGCCCGGGACCATCCTGGTGTCCGTAATGGCCGCCAACCCGGAGATCGGCACAGTGGAGCCCCTGGAGGACCTGGCGGCGGTGACCCGGGAGAGAGGGATCCTGTTTCATACAGATGCCTGTGCCGCCGCAGGCCGGGTGCCGCTGGACGCCGGGGTGGGGTTCGACCTCCTGACACTGGCGGGGGACCAGCTACGGGGCCCAAAGGGCAGCGGCGCCCTCTATGTGCGCCGCAGGACCCGCCTCCTTCCCCTCCTAGAGGGGGGAATCCAGGAGAGGGGCATCCGGGCGGGTACGGAGAACGTCCCTGCCATCGTGGGCCTGGGCAAGGCCGCTCGCCTGGCGGCCGAGACAATGGGGGAAAGGGCAAGGTGCCTTTCCGGTCTCAGGGACGAGCTCAGGGATGGCCTCTTTTCCCGGATCCCCCACCTTCACCTGAACGGGCACCCCGAGAGACGCCTCCCTGACAACCTCCACGTATCCGTGGAGTTCGTGGAGGGAGAGGCCCTCCTTCTCCACCTGGACATGGCAGGCATCAGGGTATCCAGCGGTTCCTCCTGTACCTCCCAGGCACTGAAGTCCTCTCACGTGCTGGGCGCCGTGGGCCTGGCCCCCGAACTCGCCCAGGGCTCTTTGCTCTTCACTTTGGGGCAGGATAACACCAGGGAGGACATCCCCTACGTCGTAGAGGAGCTGGCCCGGGTGGCCAACCTCCTGAGGCAGATGTCGCCCCTTTACCACAACTACCTTAAGGAACATGGAAAAAACTAG
- a CDS encoding SDR family NAD(P)-dependent oxidoreductase, with translation MDTSWLKGKTAIVTGASSGIGSALAESLALGGAQVALAARSETKLKENAARIEGKGGTALPVKADVTLGADVNNMVATVVDTFGSIDFLVNNAGIFPVLPVLEMEEKEWDRVLDTNLKSAYLCSRAAARIMIDHGIPGRIVNVSSTSSIIARPGCAHYAASKAGMIMFTRVLALELAPYGILVNAVCPGVIGTEIVERLAKTQQGEEENQAKLNRIPLGRWGTVDEIVGAVMYLLSPSASYAVGSSIVIDGGYCLGIPKY, from the coding sequence TTGGATACGAGTTGGCTGAAGGGCAAGACAGCAATTGTCACTGGGGCCTCTTCCGGTATCGGGAGTGCACTGGCAGAATCTCTTGCCCTGGGAGGAGCCCAGGTTGCCCTGGCTGCTCGGAGTGAAACGAAGCTGAAAGAGAATGCTGCGCGTATTGAGGGGAAGGGAGGAACGGCACTACCGGTAAAGGCTGATGTCACCTTGGGTGCAGATGTCAACAACATGGTGGCTACTGTCGTAGATACCTTCGGTTCCATTGACTTCCTGGTAAACAATGCTGGCATATTCCCAGTCCTCCCCGTGCTCGAGATGGAAGAGAAGGAGTGGGACAGGGTCCTAGATACGAACTTGAAAAGCGCATACCTGTGCTCCCGGGCAGCTGCAAGGATTATGATTGACCACGGAATCCCTGGAAGGATTGTGAACGTCAGTTCCACCTCTAGTATCATAGCTAGGCCGGGATGTGCTCACTATGCAGCATCGAAGGCCGGAATGATCATGTTTACCAGGGTGCTGGCTCTCGAACTAGCTCCCTACGGAATTCTGGTAAATGCGGTTTGCCCTGGGGTAATCGGAACGGAAATCGTGGAGAGGCTAGCCAAGACTCAACAAGGGGAGGAGGAGAACCAGGCAAAACTCAATCGCATTCCGCTAGGTAGGTGGGGTACTGTAGACGAAATCGTCGGCGCTGTCATGTATCTGCTCTCACCGAGTGCGAGCTATGCAGTTGGGTCATCTATAGTGATTGACGGCGGCTATTGTCTAGGAATCCCCAAGTACTAG
- a CDS encoding ABC transporter ATP-binding protein, with protein MIEARGLSKVYPNGSAALTGLDLTVNTGEMLFIRGPSGAGKTTLLRLLMGVEQPSSGSLRLGSLDMKGADARTLRNLRRKMGVVFQDFRLIKGRTARENVEMGLRVLGVTGRQMRQRAGEYLEFLGMASKAGTYVDLLSWGEQQRVVIARALAREPEIVLADEPTGNLDDASSDRVLALLMAARDRGATVLVATHASRMLERPGHRVITLAEGRVVQDAAGHFEGGMAR; from the coding sequence GTGATAGAGGCTAGAGGCCTCTCCAAGGTATATCCCAACGGCAGCGCGGCCCTGACGGGTCTTGACCTTACTGTGAACACAGGTGAGATGCTATTCATCAGGGGGCCCAGCGGGGCCGGGAAGACCACCCTCCTCCGGCTGCTGATGGGGGTTGAACAGCCCTCATCAGGCTCCCTTCGACTGGGCAGCCTTGACATGAAGGGCGCGGATGCCCGCACTCTAAGGAACCTCAGGAGGAAGATGGGTGTGGTATTCCAGGACTTCCGCCTGATCAAGGGCAGAACCGCCCGGGAGAACGTGGAGATGGGCCTCAGGGTGCTTGGTGTCACCGGCCGCCAGATGCGGCAGAGGGCTGGGGAGTACCTGGAGTTCCTCGGCATGGCCTCCAAGGCCGGCACCTACGTGGACCTCCTCTCCTGGGGGGAACAGCAGAGGGTAGTGATAGCCAGGGCACTGGCCCGAGAGCCGGAGATAGTCCTGGCGGACGAGCCCACCGGCAACCTGGACGACGCCTCCTCCGACCGGGTGCTGGCACTGCTCATGGCGGCGCGAGACCGCGGGGCTACCGTCCTGGTGGCCACCCATGCCTCCCGCATGCTGGAGAGGCCGGGTCACCGGGTGATTACCCTGGCGGAAGGAAGGGTTGTTCAAGATGCTGCAGGGCATTTTGAAGGGGGGATGGCCAGGTGA
- a CDS encoding saccharopine dehydrogenase C-terminal domain-containing protein, which translates to MGDGNIPPDTAGPPAAGWLCCVNSRVYSVAHEEVETLPRNIKKGLRYCDFKYALDDHLVEVLKVLNLLGLDRPDPVSVKGVEVVPRDVVTALLPRFIDLGGKIKGWSCVGPVIRGAKAGVEKEYYVYTMSSHDEAYQRLGVNATAYQTGIPPVVIAEMIAEGASRAMVSSAQSSLTPSL; encoded by the coding sequence GTGGGAGACGGGAACATTCCTCCAGATACGGCTGGCCCACCGGCAGCGGGCTGGCTTTGCTGCGTCAATTCAAGGGTATACAGCGTTGCCCATGAAGAGGTGGAGACGCTCCCCAGGAACATCAAGAAGGGCTTGCGTTACTGCGATTTCAAGTACGCCCTGGATGACCATCTGGTGGAGGTTCTCAAGGTACTAAATCTCCTGGGGCTGGACAGGCCTGATCCGGTGAGCGTGAAGGGGGTCGAGGTGGTGCCCAGGGACGTGGTGACGGCCCTTCTTCCCAGGTTCATCGACCTGGGTGGGAAGATAAAGGGGTGGTCCTGCGTAGGCCCGGTCATCCGTGGTGCCAAGGCCGGGGTGGAAAAGGAGTACTACGTGTACACTATGAGCAGCCATGATGAGGCCTACCAGCGCCTCGGGGTAAACGCCACCGCATACCAGACGGGCATACCCCCCGTGGTGATCGCCGAGATGATCGCCGAGGGTGCATCCAGGGCCATGGTGTCTTCTGCCCAGAGCAGTTTGACGCCCAGCCTATAA
- a CDS encoding nucleotide exchange factor GrpE, with amino-acid sequence MDENQDKMKCDTKDAQEPGEGKGDRNEFEELRLKAEENWQLFLKARAEMENYRRRSERDLGRMILRGKRDLLLKILGVVDNLERAIGQEETGGVSFLEGVKMIHRQMQELLIAEGVCAFECEGKGFDPAVHECVVVLDSSGVDEETVCEELEKGYTFHDEVLRPAKVKVARPAK; translated from the coding sequence TTGGACGAGAACCAGGACAAGATGAAGTGCGACACCAAAGATGCCCAGGAGCCTGGGGAAGGCAAGGGTGACCGGAACGAGTTCGAGGAACTAAGGCTCAAGGCTGAGGAGAACTGGCAGCTCTTCCTAAAGGCCCGGGCGGAGATGGAGAACTACCGGCGTCGCTCAGAACGAGACCTGGGGCGCATGATCCTTCGGGGCAAAAGGGACCTCCTCCTGAAGATCCTGGGCGTTGTTGACAACCTGGAGAGAGCCATCGGCCAAGAGGAAACCGGCGGGGTGTCCTTCTTGGAGGGGGTCAAGATGATCCACCGGCAGATGCAGGAGCTGCTCATAGCCGAGGGAGTGTGCGCCTTCGAGTGCGAAGGAAAGGGGTTCGACCCCGCGGTTCACGAGTGCGTTGTAGTCCTCGACAGTAGCGGGGTAGACGAGGAGACTGTGTGCGAGGAACTGGAGAAGGGCTACACCTTCCACGACGAGGTCCTCAGGCCGGCAAAGGTCAAGGTGGCAAGGCCGGCCAAGTAG
- a CDS encoding M28 family peptidase: MFSLNQDILDALEEISAEELMEHTRRVSSEVRLSGSSEEIRAFHYVQSELKSMGLQPVLRFHKALISLPGSAAICFPALQLTIPCITHSFSGSCQGLEGELFYLDTAGEPPAGPVVNLEGKIVLQEGIAMPVKVHHAKTLGAIGQIYINDEHTHEMIVSTVWGSPSPDRMEDLPSFPVVSVTSQVGARIREIVKTHNPLTVRLSTMVDTEWRDIPLMTADIQCTSGGSQYALLSGHIDSWHFGAMDNAAANATMLEVARILSGRKGLMRRNLRLAFWSGHSHGRYAGSTWYADNNWLDLHKNCVVHVNVDSTGGAGASITDEAPVMPQTYDVAREVIGAITGADLRFKLIGRAGDQSFWGLGIPSLFINVSEQPLDESAASKGFSLLMGPQGGYRGGGLGWWWHTTEDLIDKIDSNNLVRDTSIYLGVVMRFCMDLVIPLRYSSLIRWLLAQIRNLDGQHFEPFNAVEILAEKLLGLLIELEHPENNSTYLNPCLMELGKLLVPCTVTSGDPFEHDDALPRGPVPMLDAVRAMLTNEPGSDGYLLYQVAAVRKVNRLLYCLDKASELVQSALGSSKGA; encoded by the coding sequence ATGTTTAGCCTCAACCAAGACATTCTTGACGCATTGGAAGAGATTTCAGCCGAGGAACTCATGGAACATACGAGGAGAGTATCCAGCGAAGTCAGGTTGTCAGGAAGCAGCGAAGAGATCAGGGCATTCCACTACGTACAGTCGGAATTGAAGTCAATGGGCCTCCAGCCGGTGCTTCGTTTCCACAAGGCGCTTATCAGCTTGCCGGGGTCCGCGGCCATCTGTTTTCCAGCGCTCCAGTTAACGATTCCCTGCATCACTCATTCTTTCTCCGGATCGTGCCAAGGCCTGGAAGGTGAGCTGTTCTACCTGGACACCGCAGGTGAGCCCCCGGCAGGCCCTGTGGTGAATCTGGAAGGGAAGATTGTGCTTCAGGAAGGCATAGCCATGCCGGTGAAAGTCCATCATGCCAAGACGCTCGGCGCTATCGGCCAGATATACATAAATGACGAGCACACTCACGAAATGATAGTCTCTACGGTTTGGGGTAGCCCTTCCCCTGATAGAATGGAGGATCTCCCCTCCTTTCCTGTCGTCTCTGTTACCTCACAAGTGGGAGCCAGGATCAGAGAAATCGTGAAGACTCATAACCCACTTACAGTGCGGCTATCAACCATGGTGGACACTGAATGGCGAGACATACCGCTAATGACTGCGGATATCCAATGCACTTCGGGAGGTTCCCAATACGCCTTGCTGTCTGGCCACATTGATTCGTGGCATTTTGGAGCCATGGACAATGCGGCCGCCAACGCAACTATGCTGGAAGTAGCCAGAATCCTATCTGGCCGGAAAGGTCTGATGAGACGGAACTTGCGCCTGGCCTTCTGGTCTGGCCACTCGCATGGTCGATATGCGGGCTCTACGTGGTATGCCGACAATAACTGGCTCGACCTCCACAAGAACTGTGTGGTCCATGTCAATGTTGATTCTACGGGAGGAGCCGGGGCCAGTATCACCGATGAAGCACCAGTCATGCCCCAAACCTATGATGTCGCCAGGGAAGTAATTGGTGCTATCACTGGTGCGGATCTTCGCTTCAAACTGATCGGACGAGCTGGGGACCAGTCATTCTGGGGACTCGGGATTCCTTCCCTGTTTATTAACGTTTCCGAACAGCCATTAGATGAAAGTGCAGCCAGCAAGGGCTTTTCCCTCTTGATGGGACCGCAAGGCGGTTATCGTGGAGGTGGACTGGGTTGGTGGTGGCACACGACAGAGGACCTAATAGACAAGATCGACAGCAACAATCTGGTTAGAGACACCTCCATATACCTAGGCGTAGTAATGCGTTTCTGCATGGATTTGGTAATCCCCCTTAGGTATTCATCCCTAATTCGATGGTTGCTTGCGCAGATTAGGAATTTGGATGGCCAACACTTTGAGCCATTCAATGCAGTGGAAATCCTAGCAGAGAAACTGCTAGGCCTTCTCATAGAGTTAGAACACCCGGAGAACAACAGTACCTACCTGAATCCCTGTCTAATGGAGTTGGGGAAGCTACTGGTCCCATGCACCGTGACAAGCGGGGACCCCTTTGAACATGATGACGCTCTGCCAAGAGGCCCAGTGCCAATGCTAGACGCAGTGAGGGCCATGCTGACTAATGAACCGGGTTCTGACGGATACCTGCTGTACCAAGTGGCCGCCGTGAGGAAGGTCAATCGCTTACTCTATTGCCTGGATAAGGCATCGGAACTGGTACAGTCAGCCCTGGGATCCTCAAAGGGCGCTTAG
- a CDS encoding sulfurtransferase TusA family protein, protein MPGDKEKYSQVLDCAGLYCPVPVMRSREEMDRMFPGEILEIIADDPAAEEDIPRWAKRAGHTVVNMWKDGSEIHFLIRKGENKEE, encoded by the coding sequence GTGCCCGGGGATAAGGAGAAATATAGCCAGGTGCTGGACTGTGCCGGGCTGTACTGCCCCGTGCCGGTGATGAGATCACGGGAGGAGATGGACCGCATGTTTCCCGGGGAGATCCTAGAGATCATCGCTGATGACCCTGCGGCGGAGGAGGACATTCCCCGCTGGGCCAAGAGGGCAGGCCACACCGTGGTGAACATGTGGAAGGACGGGAGTGAGATACACTTCTTGATAAGAAAGGGCGAGAACAAGGAGGAGTGA
- a CDS encoding sodium:solute symporter family protein: MDAYSIGIGVYLVALLVIGFICTKFVKTFEDFALMGRRVKPWLIVATISASWYGAGTVSGLPSLAFRSGMTTPFMWLMGASLGYFIVITLAPRVNRTKLITVPDILEARYGPAARYLGLVGVLGTWSTYIGYQIIAIGWILDVALGIPPVPWGFILGFGIVLIYTVAGGLYAVVWTDFIQAMVMIVGITLMVPVALSKIGGVAAATAAITAVDSNLFNPFGVGFLTAIGFFLMLFGLAVCDPTTHQRLLACESDRSARKAAYAALFMPIFFYTLIPIAALMARVLFPDIPNPEYTLLWLARYLLPAIVGVPLMVAVVATVMSTADSALNICSTLIINDIYKRLINPKASEQRLVFLSRVFVVVWAIYGLVLAFALPGVLAGLRIAYSIMAGVVSPAFLAAFLWRRATPAGGVASLAVGLVTLIYSYYNEPFGLSPVIPTMLLGWIALIVVSLATAPPEDEQVRLFMPPRKTISS; encoded by the coding sequence TTGGACGCATACTCAATCGGCATCGGAGTCTACCTGGTAGCATTGCTGGTTATCGGGTTTATCTGTACAAAGTTCGTGAAGACCTTCGAAGATTTTGCCTTGATGGGTCGCCGGGTAAAGCCTTGGCTGATAGTAGCAACGATTTCCGCTAGTTGGTACGGTGCTGGTACTGTATCAGGGCTACCATCCCTGGCGTTCCGGTCCGGCATGACAACACCTTTCATGTGGTTGATGGGTGCAAGCCTTGGCTACTTCATCGTGATTACTCTAGCCCCACGAGTTAACCGCACCAAACTCATAACCGTACCAGACATTCTCGAGGCACGGTACGGACCAGCCGCTAGGTATCTTGGGCTGGTGGGAGTCCTTGGCACATGGTCAACATACATAGGCTACCAAATTATCGCCATCGGCTGGATCTTGGATGTGGCACTGGGCATTCCGCCCGTACCATGGGGTTTCATTCTGGGCTTCGGAATTGTGCTGATTTATACTGTGGCAGGCGGCTTGTATGCCGTGGTCTGGACAGACTTCATACAGGCAATGGTAATGATTGTGGGTATTACCTTGATGGTGCCGGTCGCTCTCTCCAAGATCGGAGGAGTCGCAGCGGCTACTGCAGCCATCACCGCGGTCGACAGTAATCTTTTCAACCCTTTTGGCGTGGGCTTCCTAACCGCAATAGGTTTCTTTTTAATGCTGTTTGGACTTGCAGTCTGTGACCCCACTACCCACCAGAGGCTTCTTGCCTGTGAAAGTGACCGGTCGGCCAGAAAAGCGGCGTACGCGGCGCTGTTCATGCCCATCTTCTTCTACACTTTAATCCCCATCGCTGCTCTCATGGCCCGGGTGCTCTTCCCCGATATTCCAAACCCGGAATATACACTGCTCTGGTTGGCCCGTTACCTTCTCCCCGCGATAGTGGGCGTACCCTTGATGGTGGCTGTGGTCGCCACAGTGATGTCTACGGCCGACTCGGCACTGAATATATGCTCCACACTGATCATTAACGACATTTACAAGCGGCTCATCAACCCCAAGGCCAGCGAACAAAGACTAGTCTTTCTCTCTCGGGTATTCGTCGTCGTATGGGCCATCTACGGACTTGTCTTGGCGTTTGCGTTACCAGGAGTGTTGGCGGGCCTGAGGATCGCCTACAGTATCATGGCGGGGGTTGTAAGCCCAGCCTTCCTTGCCGCCTTCCTGTGGAGGAGGGCAACGCCGGCCGGGGGAGTCGCAAGCCTGGCGGTGGGCTTGGTAACACTCATATACTCCTACTACAACGAACCATTCGGATTGAGTCCAGTAATTCCCACCATGCTCTTGGGGTGGATAGCCCTCATAGTGGTTTCCCTGGCAACTGCTCCGCCCGAGGATGAGCAGGTCAGGCTCTTCATGCCGCCCCGGAAGACCATATCCAGCTAA